In Hyalangium gracile, the following are encoded in one genomic region:
- a CDS encoding alpha/beta hydrolase family protein: MGEALVSGPASREALSQRYPRREPDARLVATLADVLADGGKRLHWSSRTPEQLECENGTVRFLIQVRTPPQCEDRSCPAVVYFSGGCPQPGYHWRAEFFLRAGFVFAEPAVRGASCGADWAMADDGPRRFEAATDLEAASRCLRARLSRHGDAPKLGALGWSYGGNQTLLAMTRFAGSYDAGFALAAKPDLLSFFSQAPAELRRRRTAEYGDPVTQPELLRANSPMTYVDRVRSPVALMLGGRDPKVSLSDADAFVRALEARQQDVSLMIVPEHAHLTERPQEVVFEHAHVLAFFADRFGIPLSPAVGY; encoded by the coding sequence GTGGGTGAGGCACTCGTCAGTGGGCCAGCCTCGCGGGAGGCACTCTCTCAGCGCTATCCCCGTCGAGAGCCGGACGCACGGCTCGTCGCCACGCTGGCGGACGTGCTCGCGGACGGAGGGAAGAGGCTCCACTGGAGTTCCCGCACGCCGGAGCAGCTCGAGTGCGAGAACGGCACGGTGCGGTTCCTCATCCAGGTCCGTACCCCTCCCCAGTGCGAGGACCGCTCTTGCCCCGCGGTCGTCTACTTCTCGGGAGGCTGCCCGCAGCCGGGATATCACTGGCGTGCGGAGTTCTTCCTGCGCGCCGGCTTCGTCTTCGCGGAGCCGGCCGTGCGTGGCGCCTCCTGCGGCGCGGACTGGGCCATGGCTGACGACGGTCCGAGGCGGTTCGAAGCCGCGACGGACCTCGAAGCGGCCAGCCGATGTCTGCGAGCTCGGCTCTCGCGCCACGGCGACGCGCCGAAGCTGGGGGCGCTCGGCTGGAGCTATGGTGGCAACCAGACCCTGCTGGCGATGACGCGCTTCGCGGGCAGCTACGATGCGGGTTTCGCCCTGGCGGCGAAGCCGGATCTGCTGTCCTTCTTCTCCCAGGCACCGGCCGAGCTGCGCCGCCGTCGCACGGCCGAGTATGGAGATCCCGTCACCCAGCCCGAGCTGCTGCGGGCCAACTCACCCATGACGTATGTGGACCGGGTGCGCAGCCCGGTCGCCCTCATGTTGGGAGGACGCGATCCCAAGGTCTCGTTGTCGGACGCGGACGCCTTTGTGCGTGCGCTCGAAGCCCGCCAGCAGGATGTCTCACTGATGATCGTGCCCGAGCACGCTCACCTCACGGAACGCCCACAGGAGGTGGTGTTCGAGCACGCCCACGTGCTCGCCTTCTTCGCGGATCGGTTCGGCATTCCACTCTCTCCAGCAGTGGGCTATTGA
- a CDS encoding protein kinase domain-containing protein, with the protein MTDFGLARSREAAEPPTPRAAPEEPVPAPSLTRMGALIGTPAYKAPEQLEGRTASTLSDQFSFSVALYEALYGRRPFAGASRRTPREPPSGAGAPAWPHRVVLRGLSVEPEGWYVETEEGTQDFYVDDARFLPLTGANTSRQ; encoded by the coding sequence GTGACGGACTTCGGGCTGGCGCGCAGCCGGGAGGCGGCCGAGCCACCGACGCCGCGAGCCGCTCCGGAAGAGCCGGTGCCCGCCCCCTCGCTGACGCGCATGGGGGCCCTCATCGGAACACCGGCCTACAAGGCCCCCGAGCAGCTCGAGGGCCGAACGGCGAGCACCCTCAGCGATCAGTTCAGCTTCAGCGTGGCGCTCTACGAGGCGCTGTACGGCAGGCGCCCTTTCGCGGGAGCCTCACGGCGGACACCGCGCGAGCCACCCTCGGGCGCTGGGGCGCCCGCGTGGCCGCACCGGGTGGTGCTACGCGGCCTGTCGGTGGAGCCCGAGGGCTGGTACGTGGAGACCGAGGAGGGCACGCAAGACTTCTACGTGGATGACGCGCGCTTCCTCCCCCTCACGGGGGCGAACACGAGCCGTCAATAG